In a single window of the Bacillus mycoides genome:
- a CDS encoding S-layer homology domain-containing protein, translating into MKKKILKVATALTIMGGIGLSGQGTTANAEVAVKQQQAAPVTFKDVPKGHWSYGAIQNLADWGIIAGYGDGRFGFGDNVTREQVAALIYRTIDGDQYFDEDHEFVSTYKDIVDDNSTMFPIEILALTELEIFKGDGSGNFRPKDTLTRAEMAQILTETFELQVKSTPGFKDVPAGHWAAKAINAVGSNGISAGDGSGNFAPGMKVTREQYAQFLYKAILNDQQQ; encoded by the coding sequence GTGAAGAAAAAGATTTTAAAAGTAGCAACAGCTTTAACAATTATGGGTGGAATTGGATTAAGCGGACAAGGTACTACAGCAAATGCTGAAGTAGCTGTGAAACAACAACAAGCTGCTCCTGTTACATTTAAAGATGTACCGAAAGGGCATTGGTCTTATGGAGCGATCCAAAATCTAGCAGATTGGGGAATTATTGCTGGTTACGGAGATGGAAGATTCGGTTTTGGTGATAATGTAACACGTGAGCAAGTAGCGGCGTTAATTTACCGTACAATTGATGGGGACCAATACTTTGATGAAGATCATGAGTTTGTAAGTACATATAAAGATATCGTTGATGATAACTCAACAATGTTCCCAATTGAAATTTTAGCATTAACAGAATTAGAAATCTTTAAAGGTGATGGTAGTGGAAACTTCAGACCAAAAGATACGTTAACACGTGCAGAAATGGCACAAATTTTAACGGAAACATTTGAGTTACAAGTGAAAAGTACACCAGGATTTAAAGATGTACCAGCAGGACATTGGGCAGCTAAAGCAATTAATGCAGTAGGTTCAAATGGCATTTCAGCAGGTGATGGTTCAGGTAACTTTGCGCCAGGTATGAAAGTAACACGTGAACAATATGCACAGTTCCTATACAAAGCAATTTTAAATGATCAGCAACAATAA
- a CDS encoding S-layer homology domain-containing protein: MKKKMFRIMAAATIMGGVLVSANVPNIKAEEYPEMIVFDDVPVDHWAYEYIIEVAYHKVMLGYGNGKFGVGDNVTREQVAAILYRALNIKHEGPLKNPYKDISERSTMFPNEILALTERGIFKGDEKGNFRPRETITRAEVAQVLTQTYSFEAKQQHTFKDVPNNYWAKNAISALQANNVIVGTGNGKFEPNKVVTREQYATFLNKAIINFHLKDE; encoded by the coding sequence ATGAAGAAAAAAATGTTCCGTATAATGGCGGCAGCGACTATTATGGGTGGAGTATTGGTAAGCGCAAATGTTCCTAATATAAAAGCAGAAGAATATCCAGAAATGATTGTATTTGATGATGTTCCAGTAGACCATTGGGCATATGAATATATTATAGAAGTGGCGTATCATAAAGTTATGCTAGGTTATGGAAATGGAAAGTTTGGTGTAGGTGATAATGTAACCCGTGAACAAGTGGCGGCAATACTGTATCGCGCACTTAATATAAAACATGAAGGCCCATTAAAAAATCCTTATAAGGATATTTCTGAAAGATCAACAATGTTTCCAAATGAAATTTTAGCATTAACAGAGCGCGGTATTTTTAAAGGTGATGAGAAGGGGAACTTTAGACCTAGAGAAACAATAACACGTGCAGAAGTAGCGCAAGTTCTTACACAGACATATTCCTTTGAAGCGAAGCAACAGCATACATTTAAAGATGTACCAAATAATTACTGGGCAAAAAATGCAATTAGTGCTCTGCAAGCTAATAATGTAATAGTAGGAACAGGGAATGGAAAGTTTGAACCAAATAAAGTTGTAACACGTGAGCAATATGCAACATTTTTAAATAAAGCTATTATTAATTTTCATTTGAAAGATGAATAA